The window CGCCAGGCGCCCCTCGAGATCGGCAACGCGTCGGTTCAGGCCCTCGATCTGCTCGTTCAGACGGTCTACCTTCTCTTCGACCGTCAGGTATTCACTGCGCACGCACGAGCCTCCGTGGCTCTGCCGCGGGTATGTTGCGCGGGCGGGACAAGAGCCTCCATCTATAACGCGGTTCTAATATATTACCAGTAGGAATTGCCGGGATGGCAAGGGAATTCATTCGGAGCATTCGAAGCTCCCGACCAGATGCGCTGAAGCTCCCGGATCGCGGTCTCCGGATCCGGCCGCCCGTTGACCGCCCTGACGACGCAGAAGTTCCGGGCGCCGCGGCGGAGCACCTCCGCGAGGTTTCCCCGGTCGATCCCGCCAATGGCAACTGTCGGTACAGGGGACGATCGGACGATCGCCGCCATCCGTTCGATGCCGAGGACCGGGTCGGGATCCACCTTGGTCGGAGTGGCGAACACCGGACCGACCCCGATGTAGTCGGGTGACAGGCGCGAGGCAAGGAGCGCCTGCCGCTCG is drawn from bacterium and contains these coding sequences:
- the thiE gene encoding thiamine phosphate synthase, yielding MGDAFGLYLVMTAPVAGYEACAAAAVRCGVRYLQLRMKGAPRDAVLETALRAREITLGSDTLFIVNDDVTIARDVDADGVHLGQRDLPIDEARRLWTAPGKRFGLSTHDERQALLASRLSPDYIGVGPVFATPTKVDPDPVLGIERMAAIVRSSPVPTVAIGGIDRGNLAEVLRRGARNFCVVRAVNGRPDPETAIRELQRIWSGASNAPNEFPCHPGNSYW